From Rhododendron vialii isolate Sample 1 chromosome 7a, ASM3025357v1:
CAATGGATTCCCCTGCGAGGTGGCAGGTTTTTGATCTTGATATTTTATGAGCAATGAGGATGGTAATTACTAACACTTTGTCTATACTAATGACTATAATtagccttttttatttttgaacagcaaagaaaAGGATTTTAATAATCTTTGAAAAACAAAGATTCAAAGGACCAAAGAGCACAGCGGCATCAGACTATACCAAGTCTTATCCCAACTATTTTGCTTAAGCTTGCTTCCAAATGTGGCATTTTGGACTATATTGTATTAACCCCAACATGAATAACTAGTGGAACATGGGAAAAAAGAAGTCATAGTTGACatttatatgaaaagattggaCTTGCTAATATATTCCATCTTTCTGATCCTCGTGTGTAGGTACTAAAGGCACAAACTGCTGCAAAAGCCAAAGGCTTTACGGATGTTCTGTACCTTGATTGTGTTCACAAGAAATATCTGGAGGAGGTTTCCTCCTGTAATGTGTTTGTTGTAAAGGTAAATTGGAGACTCAGTCAGCTTCTTCATAGTACCTTTTGTATAATGATTCTGCTATCTTGTGTTATTTCGGATGGTAACTGTCACTTGGATTCTATTGAGACCAGATTTTGTGGTCTATTTGAATTGATAACATATTAGTTGATGTCATTATAGTAATAATCGCGGTATTTACAACTTACAACAGCTATACACGAGGTTTGTGTAACCATTGATTTTAGCCGGAAAAAACCCCTAGGTTTGTCCATGGTTGACTATCATTAGATACTGCAACTGTCCTGTAAAGATATAGGGGTCTCGTTTTTTGGTAGGCTTTAATGAATGTTACAGTTGTTGAGCTTGGTTTTTTTCACTCCTCTAAAGTTGTGTTTGATTTGTGGAAGTGATGAAGCTGGGATAGGATCTTGAGTCGAAAATGAGTTGTCCGTGTTTGACTATCATTAGATACTGCAACTGTCCTGTAAAGATATAGGGGTCTCGTATTTTGGTAGGCTATAATGAATGTTACAGTTGAACTAGGTTTTTTTCACTCCTCTGAAGTTGTGTTTGATTTGTGGAAGTGATGAAGCTGAAGCTGGGATAGGATCTTGAGTCGAAGAATTAGTAGCAAACCTCATGTATGAGAATGGCTTGAAATTGATATGTTCAACCATAGAATTGAGTTTGTagtgtaaagtaattgaaaggtTTGTAAATCCAGGTCGAAAGGTGTTCATTTTGTTcctcttgatatttttttggaagtaaCTAGTGAGGACCAGAATTATGACCATCTCCGGTACTGTTCTCTTAATCTAATCAATGATCATATGAAATTTTCAATGCATTTGTCAGTTCGTGTAACGTGGGATTTTTACTGTTTTAAGATTGTAGAAggttctattaaaaaaaaaaaaaagattttacaaGGTTATGTTTTTATGATTCCATGATTTAACAGTTTTAATCGCGTATTGACTCTTTCACTAGTGGCTGAATTTGAAACTTTTGACGGATTGTCATACTGGCTTTACCATGCAATTGTTGTCATTACAGGGAAATTCTTTCCTTCATCGATGTaaagcttgtttataattttaaatCCTTCTATTATTTGTCTTTTAGGGCAATGTCATTTCTACCCCTTCTATAAAAGGGACAATCCTACCTGGCATTACACGAAAGAGTATAATTGATGTTGCTCGAAGCCAAGGATTCCAGGTACTCATTAGTTTTGAAAGCCGTGAATTGTTGATAGCTAATGATAATACACGACTACAAGTTTGCTTTTATTGGTGGATAATCTTTATTTGTTGCACTGTTTGTAATGGTAGATAATGGTAGCTCTCTTGAGTGTTATGGGTCACTTTTGCAAAAGCAACTCATAACACTGAGAGAGGTACCGATATCTGCCATTACGAACCTATGTTTAAGAAACCGGACCAGGCAGACTGGTTAACCCGTCACCCGGCACTAAGTCCAGTTCGGTTTTATCACAAGACCTTTTCAACTCAAGAACCGGCCTATTTATTAAAAACCAGTCATAAAAGGCGGTCCAACTGGTGGCCCGTAACAATCGCTCGTGGATCAATCAACCCGTACCAGGACGCTTAAGCATTATAAAAATTCAACTCAGTCGTGCCTTGGCTTGCTAGTTGCCTATGCATCAACGCAAAGTCCTTGTACAGCTCTTAGCAAGACTAGAAAGGCCCACATGTGCAGTCTACCTTAAAAAATACTCAATGTGGGACGGCTTGGAATGGTGCACAAATGCAAAAACTAAGCATCAGGTTTTGACGGCACTTCATGGATCTAAAGAAATTTACATTTATCTTTATTCGAAAAAGTCTCTAAAAAAGCATGTGAAATATGGATCAAATGCTCAACTGAGTAGAACTAATTATTGTGAATTTGGACACTGATGTCTTTTGATTTatgtataaatatttatataccAATGAGGTAATTCAATTCCGGTTCACCCATTGGTTGAACCAGTGACTTGTCCACCGATCCATTTTCTGGGCATTTTTACATATAGTGCAACACATGCCTGTTTAAACAATCCGCAAAAGAGATAATAAGGTGTAAGCATATAGTTACCATTATCACTTTTCGAACAATGAACAATAGCTTTGACGgcattcccccccccccccccccaaaaaaaaaaaaaaaaaaacccacacacacacacccttatgatgcacggacacggacactaACCTAagttgcaggaaccttcaactatgcccacgtttcttccacggaaacgcgtttccgcaTTCCCATCGAAGGAAACTCTAAGAAACCCGTCCCAATGACGACTggaactcgttccttacctatacaggaacttacacccaaaaaacagttgagagacttacgattcaagttgcaattggtacctttaaagttgttttgatcttgttggtgtgcacatctgatattaaccttctagagtcatattAATAATGCCTTTAACTTTtacgcctacttaatatgcacaagagctctattgtgtaatcaatgcgctacaataaaaatgttgaaatataactagaaacttataattttattagtaatattttatgtggtagaataatatttttatattgacatttaacaatataaaattccaaaatatatttataattttaataatttttcctaaccactcccaatggcgctcccacacttctatgatcatccgctctcccgctcccgcttcgtgtaaCTAAGACACTGACACGGGGACGGGGACACGGaaactctaaaaaaatggggtcacggacacggcgggggataCCGGACACGTCacgtatatatttatttatttatataaataaataaataaataattttagcttgacacccaaaaaaatttaaattttttttaaaaaaaattacagtttgacctccaatttttttaaaattacagtttggccccaaaatttttttaaaaaataacaatttggCCCTTGCCGTGTCCCCATCAGTGTCCCTCCCATGTccccataaaaaatttaaattaaattatgggacacgccacgtggcatgtccccGTGTCCCGACACTGCGATACGTCGACCTCaggtgttggtgcttcatagccacacacacacacctacaCAACCACAAATCCATGAACAAATCTATTCTGTTGGAAGGTTGGACGGTTTACCCGAACGGACCGTAAACCAACCAGTGTACGTATAGCATAGAAATTTTTGTCTCCATTCTATGTACTCCAAGAAGCGGCACTGTGAATCCTAAGTTCTTATCATAGCTAATCAGAAAAAACCTGAGACCTTTCAATTTCCATGCAACCAGACTTCGGTTTCAATTTCTCAGTAGCTAAACAGACGCTAAGAGGATCCCTCCAActaaatgaaaaacaaacacaaacctTAAAGACTATTGGCAGCCGCACAGGTGCATACATAATTGTAATCATTAACTAGCTCAGCTCTCACCATCTGGAAACTCTTTGGTTGTCTTTGAAATCAAGCGAATGAACTAGTGCATAGGTCCATTACCAAAcgaaaccgagccttaagtcccaattgATTTGGGTCGGCTAAGTGGTAGCTCCATTGTATGCAAATAATGAGAAAGCATTACAGGAAAACAACTGAGAGGGAGGGGGAGCGGAAGAGACATACGAGGAGGTTGGTGGACAGATACAGCAAAACGGGGCATATGTAGAGAAAAAACAAAGGTCTGGAGAGTACTACAACATATGCTAATATCAACATTTCGGAGGGCGTGCTTTTAATGTGGAGCCCTAGTGTTGTGAAAGAGTAAATTCAGGGATGTCAAAATAGTTTTCTTATTCTTTCCCTCGAAGTTTTCATGGAGGGGAAATAAATCAAACATAGTCAACTCAATTTGAGGGAGACTGGAGTTGTGGCAGAAAAAGTATGGAAATTATTCGGTAAGAGTATTGGAAAGAAAATTTCCTTACGAGtctgaaattttaaaattctaaGTTCTAATCAATACGAGCTTTTCCCTTTTGTATCACATTTTAGAGCATGTGGTGTACCACATTCCGATTCCCTTTCCCATACTGGAAGAATCGGTGTCCTAGGTAACGTAAAAGAGAGATACTCCCCAACACCGTTGGGTCATTGGTTCTCGATTTTTTGATGGGATATTGGTAATGAAGTTGCTTGATTTTGTTTGTGTGTTGCATATGAATCGTAAACCAGGCCCTACTTGGTAGTCTTCTGACTCAATTTCGATGTTATATTAGAACTCCTAATCAGTGATTTAGCATGAATTCCTCttattttctagattttgaGAACTTGCCTCCAGAAGAGGGAATACGTTATGTCTATGCACGTTTGTGCGTGAAATTACTGATATGATTATTGAAGCTTTGTGTCTATGCTTACGCACTCATATAACTTCATCTACCTGGTTATGTAAATTATTGAAAAGTAGTGCAACTATGCTACTGGTACTAAAGAGTAAAGTGACCGGCGTCATCTCTTGATTATAAAGATTATGTAATCAGTTTCTCTTTCTCCCCCTCTTAATCCTGGCTGATGCTGTACTTGTATGTTCCTGCTGGTTTTGGTCTTCTAGCTTTTGTATGAATCCTGCAGCTTGATGCTGTACTTGTATGTTCCTGCTGGTTTTGGTCTTCTAGCTTTTGTATGAATCCTGCAGCTTCATGCACAGCACAATTGACTTCTGGAGCCACTTCTCACTTTTGGTGTAGGTTGAGGAACGGCTTGTAGCGGTGGATGAATTACTTGATGCTGATGAAGTATTTTGCACTGGAACAGCTGTTGTTATATCTCCTGTGGGCAGCATAACTTATCATGGTGAAAGGTATAAGTGCATAGTTTGGCTTTTCATTTGTAGTTTTATGTTTGCAGTTTCCCGGAAAATGTATTGGAAGCGTCACCAAAAAGTATTTCACTGATAGTTATGCACTAGGATTAActagaaaatggaagaaatgggTTGAACTGCATTATTCCCTAGCCACTTGTGTCTTGTATCAAATGTTAGGTGCTAATGGAAGCTTGAGTTTTAGGGAACTGTATGGATTGGGCGCAGGCTTgtagaaaatttgaatttgtagCTAATTCACCTCGGTAACTGCGGTAGAATGATTCCTTTAGCTTTTAATTCCAGCTGCCATTAAAATTGAGCTACATGATTGTGATGGTATCATACGTTTTCCTTCTTGAGCATGACACCTCATGAATGTGGCAATATCCTATCATAGTCTGATGAATAATGACAAGACTCACAGGGCGTCAAGTATAACTGCGCTTATGGGCTGATGCAAGTTATTTGACTTGGTGGAAAAATGTCACGTGAAGTTTTGGAGCTTTTAAGAAACAGAACATTTCCCTTTAGCcgttaaaaatagaaaaaggaaggATATTTCACTTCGATTGAAAATTTAGTCATTCTCTTCATGTTCCAAATGCCATTTTGAAATGGCAACCTAGCTTACGACATTGTCACACAGGTAACAGAGGCTTAATGTCCCTGTCATGCATTGGGAAGCATTACGTCTACACCTGTTAATATAGTCCCATTGCTTTATCTATACATCTTTTCATGGTGCGGTATCTTAGATTCGTTGTTCTGCCTTCTAAACTTTCATTGGCTGTTTGAAAGATTTGTGAACAACCAAAACATAAAATGGCATAACCTTCCTGGTGACATAATGTCTCTCATTATAGTGGATACTAAAAAAACAAACGGCTTTACAACATGTGACCCCCTGCTAAAAGTATCTGAAATAGAAAAATCCCTCTTTACTAACCTGAGATTTGCTTATGTGGGGACTAGTTTGCGATTTGATCTTCATGTTTTCCTCTACAACACCTAATCTATTGAGCTCTTTTGTGTTATTTTGCAGGATATCTTACAGAAGCGGTGGAATTGGTGTTGTGTCACAACAATTATATTCCGCGCTCACCAGACTACAGATGGGGCTTACAGAGGACAAGATGGATTGGCTTCTTGAGCTGAATTAGTAGGCTGAATTAGTAGGCTTTCAAATGTTTTGTATGCTATGGTTTTGTGCTTTTTTTTAACTTGGGAAGTGTGTACTTCGCTTTCTTTGGTTGGTAAAGATTATttagttttatgttttttattctAGTGTAGGCAGGCAGTCATCTTGTTTATGTTTCTCAATGTTACTTTCTTCAACACATGATTGTGCAAGAGATTTCAAGTTCTATTCATAATATCTTGTGTTCATGTGCTGTTTGTGTTGCATGACATTGTGATGAAAATGTCCAGCTTGCATTTTAAATCTTCAAATTTTCTATTAAATAACCAAAAGAGCAACTAATCAGTCTTCAATGTTTAGTCTTTCACCCCTTAAATGCAATAAGCCAAACTCATGAATGAATGGTGCATGATTCAATACCCTTCTGTCACAGAGCTGGGGAAATATTTCATGCTCTCTTCTTTCCAGTGCAATAAAGCTCTCCTGAATAATATATTCCaatcggattaaaaaaaaatttactatatTCTAACTGGAAGCCCCATCTTCTGTGctaggaaaaagagagaaaatttcaaaatgacacctgaactttcattGCAATGTCACAAAAACACCTAAATttcactttatttcaattaaacacctggacttacaaaatctccaaaatgaGGTACATGCCGTTAGCGAtccattccatccaaaaaattgCTGATGTGGCACACTTCACCCGTTAAGTGGGCCCATTTCACATGTTAGGAAGCAAATGAAATGCACATAATCGCAACCCAACACTACCCTACTTCACTTTTCTTTACCTTTTAATTGTGCGCACATCAAAACTCcacggatcaaaaaataaataaaaaatcaaaacctCACAAATCTCCAATCTAGTCCCCTTCACTAGACCAGTCGGAGAAGTTCCCACCGCCACTGATGAGGTTTCTTAGGAGCAATTTCAGTGGTCGAAGCAAAGGCAAATCACGTTCCAGCCCAATGTTCAAAATCAAGGATTGTTGAAGAAATCGAACCGAATTTGGGAGAAATTGTGGATTCGGTTGATGGAAAAGCAGAGGAAATTAGGAGGGTTCAAGAAGTGGAAGCGACAATGGATTTAGTGCAGTGAAAGGGTGGGGTTTTGATTGTGTGCATGTCTTTTAACAGATGATGTGTGCCACATCAGCAATTTTGTTGACGGAATGGATGGAGACTAACGGCAGATACctcattttggggattttatgagtccaggtgtttaattgaaataaaatgaagtCTAGGTGTTTCGATGATATTagagtgaaagttcaggtgtcattttgaaaaaaaattgttactaTAATAACTGTGTAAATAGAAAACTTATACAATGTCTTTGGAGCATTATCACGGGATGCTTTTTTAAGGGCTTCCACCATCATACATTAAGTAATGCTCTAGGGCCTCTTCCACCATACAGTACACTATCATAGGATTCACACGTTTGAGGTGGGTTCCCACAAATGTATGGTGTGGGAGGCCATTGGAGCATTGCTCTAACAACACCAGataatttttcctcttttccctCCCATTCCCATGGTAACCGTCAATTATACtatcaaaagaaaatcaagattttTCCCCCATTGGGGTTTCTCCATCTCTCAATCTTAgattttagaggttttttttccttccccctTCACCACCATACTGCCATCCGCCGCCTCTTCCGGTGTGTAGTCCGACAGCTTTTGGAGGTAGTGTCTTGCAAATCGTAGTCGCCGGAGACGTCCTCCCCTGCCAAAATGGAAGATCTAGGTTGGTGGATGAAGTTTGCTTCAGTACGGCGGACTCCGTATGGTTTCTTTACTggtttttctcctctcttttctttggATCTCTTCTTTGATGTCCCATGTGGAATTTCTCTCCGTTTGAGGGGCTTCTATCACCTCCTATGTGGGTGTTTATGATTATTTTTTGCAGTGATCCGTCTGTTTAGAGCAGCGGGTTTAGTTGGAGTTTGGTGTAGTCTGTTAGACTAAGAGTCCTCCTCCAGTTTAGTTTCTTAACTTTGTTTATGGATGAAATTTCCTCttgatgtactccctccgttcctaaataagtgttcggcacGCAAAACTAGGCGTTAAAAATGaagcatttgttttgttaaaaaaatcaaatttttttcacaaatcaatagatggcaatgagttctattatattgtgaaaaaaaattaaaatttttaataaaaaatatgcatgttttgtaaagtctAATTTTGcacgccggacacttatttagagatggagggagtaatatttctTGGATTTATAATATCACTTGTTATcgtttttgggaaaaaaaaaaaaagaaaactcaagatttgtttttgtttgataagATTTAACTGTaagttttccaaaacaaaatggcCAATGATTTTTGGACGTTCCTTTTCTCCCAGCTAGGGGTGATTAAGTCCGGTTTCCACCCATTTTTGAGACCGAACCGGATATTCGGTTTGCATTTAAATAGAAATCGGAACCAGTCGAAATAATTCGGTCTGGTTTTGGGAGTCCCTATgcatccttcttcttcttctatttctCCTCATTCATCTTATTCCGTAAGCTTTTGGTGTGacttgtttttgagttttgctatagggaccgacgggTTCCGTAAGGCAATCGTACCGACGGCAGCTCCAGACAGTCTCCGGTCatcggacggctgatccgagtcattcaaaaattctataaaaaaaaacgaggagGCCTActcgggaatcaacggcatccgatgtgtataggttgattgatccaaacaccctattttcgtgtatatatgtgtatatacgaaaaatagggtgtttggatcaaacaccctacacacatcggatgccgttgctTCCCTCGTTGggccctttttttttagaatttttggacggctcggattggccgtccggtggccggagacggcctagCTCGGCCGTCGATACGATTTCCCTACTGGACCCGTCGATCCCTATAGCTTTTCTGCTTGTTTTTATAGCCATGTCACAAAAGTGGTTTCCACTTTTGTCttaatcaaaatccaaattttacatATGATGTTATTGTAACATGATTAATCTTAGGGCGAAATagtaaaattactaaaattcaaCCACCCACACCATCCCTAGAAAAAATTACCCATCCACACTCTCCTACTCTCCAAATATTTTCACTTGCATTTTCATATGCACATCAGAGAGTGTGCCCCCAACCGCTAGTATTCCATCTGTAGGAACTCGTTTTGGCGCCGGCGGCAATGTGGGGAGTCCACAATTAATGTGGTTTTTTAAGGTTTAGCTTTGAACTTTCTTGGAGATGGTCAATAATTCtgtaattcattttaattgtgttcaaaacgtgtTGCACTATGCGCACGGACATACCCTAGTAGGTGTACATATTATATCCACATTTCCAGGAACTATCTCTTGCTTACCTAGGAAGATAAATATAATAGTAACTTTCTGCGTCAATGCTATGTGACAAATCCCGACTTAACACGGTTCcattttaatggttcaaattttcCGACCTGTCGATCCTCCCTATACGACATTTCTGCAAAATATTCAGTTTTTTTGATCGAAAGCAATTTCTGTGAATGATTCTTGGAATTTTAACCGCCTCTTCAGAGAAATACGCTCAACATAAgaatcaacaaattttttaCAAATATTTATGCAATGTGTACACGAAGAACTACAAAATGAACTATTTGAATCATCAAGATGGAGATGTTATGATTCCAATCCGCAGCGCATCGAGAGGATCCTGATTCCAACTAGCTGAATTATTTGTTTGACAAAGGTCAAAGTAAGCAATGAAGAATCAATTTCGGCTCcccaaatgaaattttaaataaatacttgAGAAAGCTGACACGTGCTCTCAGAATGGCATGAAATGAGCTgttaaaaagagaaaagagccgttaaaatattggaaaaaaaaatagagagagacttGGGttatttcaaatttgaaaaaagaaatgggGAATGATTTAGGTCAAAGATTggaaaggattttttttgtgaattttgcccaaattttaaatttgggtcTTAAAATGGATCAAAGTTGAAGATGCTTTAATGATTACAAATTAGAATTCACAACCGAAATAATCAGACTTAAAATTCTAAGTTCTCACCCAACTATTATACAAGAAAATGCCACACATCAAAGATATTACAATACCATTCACAGTCAGCTAGTCAAACCAGAATCAAGGGGAAAGataaaggattttttttttttttttgaatcagatAACAAAGGATATCAAAACACGAAAATGAAAGCACATAATGCCCACACCCCATAGCTGCATACCAGGCCTATTTTCCGTATTACAGTAGTAAAATTCGAACATCAATACAGAAATTAGAACTCACTAAGAGCTCAATACATGTTAGGCTTCATCTACAAACACGTTTATTTACCTCACTGCATCAGGTTCAATCAACCCACAAGGGGATTAAGCACGTGGCCGATGAAGAGCACCACACCAGTCATGTCTTCTCTAATGACGAAAAAGAACGGGTGGTCGGCCACAAAATCTATCTTCTCCGGGATAGCCAAACCCCTCAGCTTCACAACAGCAGCGGAAGCGGCTGCCGCTTCTGTGCCTTCTTCGTTAACTTCAATGAAAGATTTGTGGAAAATGCTCGAAACGTATAGGTTTCGACCAACAGCAGGGGAGTCCACCATCTCCGTCAGCCCTTCACCACCGGAAAAAGGCAAAACTAACCCTAATCCCTTGAGAACTTTAGAAGCTTCAAAGCCAAAAgagattttaaattttgggaTCCGGAATTCACCCACTTCTACTTCTTGGTATGGCAAGTGGCGGTCTAAGAACCCAGATTCAGAACTTACTTTCTCCATTAAAGCAGAAAGACCGTCTTTTGCATTTGGAAGAAAGAAGTACATAGAAAATCGGCGTTTATCTTCACCTTGTTTGTAAGGAAGCCCTAGGACTTTGAAACCGTCAAATGCCCTAACAAGTTGTTTCTTCTTGCTTGTCATGAAGGGTACTTGAACTGAACTCCCATTCAAGAGGTGAAACTCTTGGTCTTTGGTTTTCGATGCGTCGAATTTTGCAGTCCATGCCCCTTTGAAATAGAGTGCATTTGCAAAGATGAGTCTGGTTGAAGCATCGACTGAACCAGAAGGAAGAACTTCTTTGATAAGTCCATTGGTCTCCTTTTCAGCCCACTGATTCACTTCATTGGTCACTTCAACTGCCTTCACCATGATCA
This genomic window contains:
- the LOC131332482 gene encoding serpin-ZX-like isoform X2, whose amino-acid sequence is MDLKESISNQTDFSLALANRVSLSESKDSNLVFSPLSIHVVLGLIAAGSAGPTRAQLLSLLNSKSTDDLNSLSSQLVSLVLADGGPSGGPKLSFANGVWVDQSLSLKASFKQVVDTVYKAVSSHVDFQTKVVEVTNEVNQWAEKETNGLIKEVLPSGSVDASTRLIFANALYFKGAWTAKFDASKTKDQEFHLLNGSSVQVPFMTSKKKQLVRAFDGFKVLGLPYKQGEDKRRFSMYFFLPNAKDGLSALMEKVSSESGFLDRHLPYQEVEVGEFRIPKFKISFGFEASKVLKGLGLVLPFSGGEGLTEMVDSPAVGRNLYVSSIFHKSFIEVNEEGTEAAAASAAVVKLRGLAIPEKIDFVADHPFFFVIREDMTGVVLFIGHVLNPLVG
- the LOC131332482 gene encoding serpin-ZX-like isoform X1, giving the protein MDLKESISNQTDFSLALANRVSLSESKDSNLVFSPLSIHVVLGLIAAGSAGPTRAQLLSLLNSKSTDDLNSLSSQLVSLVLADGGPSGGPKLSFANGVWVDQSLSLKASFKQVVDTVYKAVSSHVDFQTKAVEVTNEVNQWAEKETNGLIKEVLPSGSVDASTRLIFANALYFKGAWTAKFDASKTKDQEFHLLNGSSVQVPFMTSKKKQLVRAFDGFKVLGLPYKQGEDKRRFSMYFFLPNAKDGLSALMEKVSSESGFLDRHLPYQEVEVGEFRIPKFKISFGFEASKVLKGLGLVLPFSGGEGLTEMVDSPAVGRNLYVSSIFHKSFIEVNEEGTEAAAASAAVVKLRGLAIPEKIDFVADHPFFFVIREDMTGVVLFIGHVLNPLVG